The Nitrospira sp. KM1 genome includes a window with the following:
- a CDS encoding DUF1801 domain-containing protein — protein sequence MSQLLRFPSSVKRDLAIEVWMREHSGKLGAIAQRWFEVMRDCGDDVRELLHDGHPTACVGDAAFAYVNAFKAHVNAFKAHVNAFKAHVNVGFFRGAEIADPMGLLEGTGKFMRHVKLRPERDVDATALMKLIETAYTDMKGRLEAE from the coding sequence GTGAGCCAGCTTCTGCGGTTCCCGAGTTCGGTCAAGCGAGATCTCGCTATCGAAGTCTGGATGCGTGAGCATTCGGGTAAATTGGGGGCGATCGCGCAGCGCTGGTTTGAGGTCATGCGCGACTGCGGCGACGATGTTCGAGAGTTATTGCATGATGGTCATCCGACGGCGTGTGTAGGTGATGCGGCATTCGCCTACGTCAATGCCTTCAAAGCTCACGTCAATGCCTTCAAAGCTCACGTCAATGCCTTCAAAGCTCACGTCAATGTCGGGTTCTTTCGTGGCGCCGAGATTGCCGATCCGATGGGCCTGTTGGAAGGCACAGGCAAGTTCATGCGCCATGTGAAACTCAGGCCCGAACGTGACGTCGATGCCACGGCTCTCATGAAGCTAATCGAAACGGCATACACTGACATGAAAGGGCGCCTGGAGGCGGAGTAG
- a CDS encoding DUF433 domain-containing protein: MANGAPAFKGTRVPVEALITNLEAGLSLGELLQNFPTVTRQQAIQVLECSKSTLLKLAKTA; encoded by the coding sequence ATTGCCAATGGCGCCCCGGCATTCAAGGGAACACGAGTGCCTGTTGAAGCATTGATTACCAATCTTGAAGCCGGTTTGTCGCTCGGTGAGCTTCTCCAGAACTTTCCGACGGTCACGCGTCAGCAGGCGATTCAAGTCCTCGAATGTTCCAAGTCGACTCTGCTGAAACTTGCTAAGACCGCTTGA